Proteins from a single region of Budorcas taxicolor isolate Tak-1 chromosome 11, Takin1.1, whole genome shotgun sequence:
- the PLA2G7 gene encoding platelet-activating factor acetylhydrolase isoform X1, with translation MLPSKLHVLFCLCTCLALVYPFDWQDLNPVAYIESPERFQNMLSSRENNWWKEGIEGFEDLPAWVSKRQALMAAANIGQSTIPRGNGSYSVGCTDLMFDYTTKGTFLRLYYPSQDDDHSDTLWIPNKEYFWGLSKFLGTHWLMSKIMSLFFGSMTTPAAWNAPLRTGGKYPLIIFSHGLGAFRTIYSAIGIDLASHGFIVAAVEHREGSASATYYFKNQSAVERGSKSWLYLRTLKRGEEEFPLRNEQLRQRAKECSQALSLILDIDHGRPVTNVLDLEFDVKQLKDSIDRDKIAVIGHSFGGATVIQTLSEDQRFRCGIALDAWMFPVADEVYSRIPQPLFFINSERFQYPSNIIRMKKCFLPDRERKMITIRGSVHQNFVDFTFATGKIIGYLFTLKGDIDSNVAISLSNKASLAFLQKHLGLQKDFDQWDPLVEGEADNLIPGTNINTTNHQATLQNSTGTERPNLD, from the exons ATGTTACCGTCCAAATTGCATGTGCTTTTCTGCCTCTGCACCTGCCTTGCATTGGTTTATCCTTTTGACTGGCAAGACCTGAATCCAGTTGCCTATATTGAATCCCCAG AAAGATTCCAAAACATGCTCTCTTCGAGGGAAAACAACTGGTGGAAGGAAGGCATTGAAGGATTTGAAGACTTGCCTG CATGGGTCAGTAAGAGACAAGCTCTGATGGCTGCTGCAAACATCGGTCAATCTACAATCCCCAGAGGAAATGGATCTTATTCCGTCGGTTGTACAGACTTGATGTTTGATTACACTACTAAG GGCACCTTCTTGCGTTTGTATTATCCATCTCAAGATGATGATCACTCCGACACCCTCTGGATCCcaaacaaagaatatttttgGGGTCTCAGTAAATTTCTTGGAACACACTGGCTTATGAGCAAAATTATGAGCTTATTCTTTG GTTCAATGACAACTCCTGCAGCCTGGAATGCACCTCTGAGGACTGGGGGAAAATACCCactaattattttttctcatggTCTTGGAGCATTCAG GACAATTTATTCTGCTATTGGCATTGATCTGGCATCCCACGGGTTTATAGTTGCTGCTGTAGAACACAG AGAAGGCTCTGCATCTGCGACATACTATTTCAAGAACCAGTCTGCTGTAGAAAGAGGCAGCAAGTCTTGGCTCTATCTCAGAACCCTGAAGCGAGGAGAGGAGGAGTTTCCTTTACGAAATGAGCAG TTACGGCAACGAGCAAAGGAATGTTCTCAAGCTCTCAGTTTGATTCTGGACATTGATCACGGGAGGCCAGTGACGAATGTACTAGATTTAGAGTTTGATGTGAAACAGCTGAAG GACTCTATTGATAGGGATAAAATAGCAGTTATTGGACATTCTTTTGGTGGAGCCACAGTTATTCAGACTCTTAGTGAAGACCAGAGATTCAG GTGTGGCATCGCTCTGGATGCATGGATGTTTCCCGTGGCTGATGAAGTATATTCCAGAATTCCTCAACCCCTCTTTTTTATCAACTCAGAACGATTCCAATACCCTTCTAATATcataagaatgaaaaaatgcTTCTTACCTGATAGAGAGCGAAAAATGATTACAATTAG GGGTTCCGTCCATCAGAATTTTGTTGACTTCACTTTTGCCACTGGCAAAATAATTGGCTACCTATTCACACTGAAAGGAGACATCGATTCCAATGTAGCCATCAGCCTTAGCAACAAAGCTTCCTTAGCGTTCTTACAAAAACATTTAG GACTTCAGAAAGATTTTGATCAGTGGGATCCTTTGGTTGAAGGCGAAGCTGACAATCTTATTCCAGGGACCAACATTAACACAACCAACCACCAAGCCACTCTGCAGAACTCCACAGGAACAGAGAGACCAAATTTAGATtaa
- the PLA2G7 gene encoding platelet-activating factor acetylhydrolase isoform X2 translates to MFRRDGDCRVKSTEGVSETAWVSKRQALMAAANIGQSTIPRGNGSYSVGCTDLMFDYTTKGTFLRLYYPSQDDDHSDTLWIPNKEYFWGLSKFLGTHWLMSKIMSLFFGSMTTPAAWNAPLRTGGKYPLIIFSHGLGAFRTIYSAIGIDLASHGFIVAAVEHREGSASATYYFKNQSAVERGSKSWLYLRTLKRGEEEFPLRNEQLRQRAKECSQALSLILDIDHGRPVTNVLDLEFDVKQLKDSIDRDKIAVIGHSFGGATVIQTLSEDQRFRCGIALDAWMFPVADEVYSRIPQPLFFINSERFQYPSNIIRMKKCFLPDRERKMITIRGSVHQNFVDFTFATGKIIGYLFTLKGDIDSNVAISLSNKASLAFLQKHLGLQKDFDQWDPLVEGEADNLIPGTNINTTNHQATLQNSTGTERPNLD, encoded by the exons ATGTTCAGGAGAGATGGTGACTGTCGGGTCAAAAGCACTGAAGGTGTAAGTGAGACAG CATGGGTCAGTAAGAGACAAGCTCTGATGGCTGCTGCAAACATCGGTCAATCTACAATCCCCAGAGGAAATGGATCTTATTCCGTCGGTTGTACAGACTTGATGTTTGATTACACTACTAAG GGCACCTTCTTGCGTTTGTATTATCCATCTCAAGATGATGATCACTCCGACACCCTCTGGATCCcaaacaaagaatatttttgGGGTCTCAGTAAATTTCTTGGAACACACTGGCTTATGAGCAAAATTATGAGCTTATTCTTTG GTTCAATGACAACTCCTGCAGCCTGGAATGCACCTCTGAGGACTGGGGGAAAATACCCactaattattttttctcatggTCTTGGAGCATTCAG GACAATTTATTCTGCTATTGGCATTGATCTGGCATCCCACGGGTTTATAGTTGCTGCTGTAGAACACAG AGAAGGCTCTGCATCTGCGACATACTATTTCAAGAACCAGTCTGCTGTAGAAAGAGGCAGCAAGTCTTGGCTCTATCTCAGAACCCTGAAGCGAGGAGAGGAGGAGTTTCCTTTACGAAATGAGCAG TTACGGCAACGAGCAAAGGAATGTTCTCAAGCTCTCAGTTTGATTCTGGACATTGATCACGGGAGGCCAGTGACGAATGTACTAGATTTAGAGTTTGATGTGAAACAGCTGAAG GACTCTATTGATAGGGATAAAATAGCAGTTATTGGACATTCTTTTGGTGGAGCCACAGTTATTCAGACTCTTAGTGAAGACCAGAGATTCAG GTGTGGCATCGCTCTGGATGCATGGATGTTTCCCGTGGCTGATGAAGTATATTCCAGAATTCCTCAACCCCTCTTTTTTATCAACTCAGAACGATTCCAATACCCTTCTAATATcataagaatgaaaaaatgcTTCTTACCTGATAGAGAGCGAAAAATGATTACAATTAG GGGTTCCGTCCATCAGAATTTTGTTGACTTCACTTTTGCCACTGGCAAAATAATTGGCTACCTATTCACACTGAAAGGAGACATCGATTCCAATGTAGCCATCAGCCTTAGCAACAAAGCTTCCTTAGCGTTCTTACAAAAACATTTAG GACTTCAGAAAGATTTTGATCAGTGGGATCCTTTGGTTGAAGGCGAAGCTGACAATCTTATTCCAGGGACCAACATTAACACAACCAACCACCAAGCCACTCTGCAGAACTCCACAGGAACAGAGAGACCAAATTTAGATtaa
- the PLA2G7 gene encoding platelet-activating factor acetylhydrolase isoform X3 has protein sequence MAAANIGQSTIPRGNGSYSVGCTDLMFDYTTKGTFLRLYYPSQDDDHSDTLWIPNKEYFWGLSKFLGTHWLMSKIMSLFFGSMTTPAAWNAPLRTGGKYPLIIFSHGLGAFRTIYSAIGIDLASHGFIVAAVEHREGSASATYYFKNQSAVERGSKSWLYLRTLKRGEEEFPLRNEQLRQRAKECSQALSLILDIDHGRPVTNVLDLEFDVKQLKDSIDRDKIAVIGHSFGGATVIQTLSEDQRFRCGIALDAWMFPVADEVYSRIPQPLFFINSERFQYPSNIIRMKKCFLPDRERKMITIRGSVHQNFVDFTFATGKIIGYLFTLKGDIDSNVAISLSNKASLAFLQKHLGLQKDFDQWDPLVEGEADNLIPGTNINTTNHQATLQNSTGTERPNLD, from the exons ATGGCTGCTGCAAACATCGGTCAATCTACAATCCCCAGAGGAAATGGATCTTATTCCGTCGGTTGTACAGACTTGATGTTTGATTACACTACTAAG GGCACCTTCTTGCGTTTGTATTATCCATCTCAAGATGATGATCACTCCGACACCCTCTGGATCCcaaacaaagaatatttttgGGGTCTCAGTAAATTTCTTGGAACACACTGGCTTATGAGCAAAATTATGAGCTTATTCTTTG GTTCAATGACAACTCCTGCAGCCTGGAATGCACCTCTGAGGACTGGGGGAAAATACCCactaattattttttctcatggTCTTGGAGCATTCAG GACAATTTATTCTGCTATTGGCATTGATCTGGCATCCCACGGGTTTATAGTTGCTGCTGTAGAACACAG AGAAGGCTCTGCATCTGCGACATACTATTTCAAGAACCAGTCTGCTGTAGAAAGAGGCAGCAAGTCTTGGCTCTATCTCAGAACCCTGAAGCGAGGAGAGGAGGAGTTTCCTTTACGAAATGAGCAG TTACGGCAACGAGCAAAGGAATGTTCTCAAGCTCTCAGTTTGATTCTGGACATTGATCACGGGAGGCCAGTGACGAATGTACTAGATTTAGAGTTTGATGTGAAACAGCTGAAG GACTCTATTGATAGGGATAAAATAGCAGTTATTGGACATTCTTTTGGTGGAGCCACAGTTATTCAGACTCTTAGTGAAGACCAGAGATTCAG GTGTGGCATCGCTCTGGATGCATGGATGTTTCCCGTGGCTGATGAAGTATATTCCAGAATTCCTCAACCCCTCTTTTTTATCAACTCAGAACGATTCCAATACCCTTCTAATATcataagaatgaaaaaatgcTTCTTACCTGATAGAGAGCGAAAAATGATTACAATTAG GGGTTCCGTCCATCAGAATTTTGTTGACTTCACTTTTGCCACTGGCAAAATAATTGGCTACCTATTCACACTGAAAGGAGACATCGATTCCAATGTAGCCATCAGCCTTAGCAACAAAGCTTCCTTAGCGTTCTTACAAAAACATTTAG GACTTCAGAAAGATTTTGATCAGTGGGATCCTTTGGTTGAAGGCGAAGCTGACAATCTTATTCCAGGGACCAACATTAACACAACCAACCACCAAGCCACTCTGCAGAACTCCACAGGAACAGAGAGACCAAATTTAGATtaa